The Ignavibacteria bacterium genome includes the window ATTCAACTCTTTTACCTTCATTCTTATCTGATCGGGCAAGATACGCATTACTCGAACGAACGCGGAAGGAAAAGTTAGAATCAGCCAAGGCTATTGAGAAGTATGACATTTTAAAAGTGAGCACTGAAACTGAGAGTCGTGCGACCGTCATTGCGTGGGAAGACAAGGACACTCTATCTTATATTCTCACTAATCCTGGAAACGGATGGCTTGTAGATGATCGACAAGTTAAATGCTGGAAATGTTCTGGTTCTGGGAAAGAGACTGACTATGAATCATGGAAAACAGACCTATATTCTTCAGTGGAGCCCAAAAAAACTTGTACATCATGTGATGGTAGGGGAGTCAGAAGTACATACTATTCACACACAGAAAAATAAATGATGAGTTTTCAAGCACAAACCGACATTCAATAACACACAAAAGTACAACGCTCAGATATAGGTATCTGCAATTCTGCGTTGTCAGAACTAACATCCTAACAAACCTACTTAAAGCAAAGAGAGTAGGTAAAAAACCTTTGCTTTCAAAGGAATACCAAACATTCTATACTGCTTTTTTACTAACAACACCCATACTCCTTTGGCGAAAAGTTTGCGTCAGTTGCGTACACAATTTTTCCTGCAATCGTAAATTCTTTTTTCACTAATACTTTATACCATCGGCGAAATGCTTCGAGTAAAACAATAACAGCGCATACCATCATAATTGCCGTGAGTGTTGTGTTGATATAACCTTGCACTTGCGTTTTCGGATTTTGTGCGAGCGGCAAAAAATTATCGAAAATATTTTCCCACCCTGCAATCAGCGTTGTCGTGGAAACAAACAACATCGGCACGAGCGTAACCCAAACGTATTTTACTTTTCCCGCATTGATAATCGCCGATGTTGCAACAGCGAGCGCAACTCCCGCAAGTAACTGATTCGCCGTTCCGAACATTGGCCAAATCGTGCTGATACTTCCCGCATAAATAAAATAACTCCACGATACCACAACTACAAATGTGGAAACAAGTGAGCCGACAAGCCAATCCGTGCGTTCAAATCGTTTCCAGATTTTTCCGACAAACTCCTGCACGAGAAATCTTCCCACGCGCGTTCCCGTATCAATCGTCGTGAGAATGAACAGCGCTTCAAACATAATTGCAAAGTGATACCAGAACGACATCAGATTTGTCATTCCCGGAATAGAAGAAAAAATTTGCGCGAAACCAACGGCAAGCGAAACTGCACCGCCGGGTCTTCCTGCAACGTTTTCTCCCACTTCCCGCGATAATGTTTCTAAGTTGACAGGGTTAAGTCCAAGCGCAGCAAATTTTTCCGGTGAAACATTTATCGCAAAATAATCTGCGGGAAAAAGGGAACTCGATGCAATCAATGCGATTATTCCAACAAGCCCTTCCATTAGCATTGCGCCGTAGCCAATCATTCGCGCATCGGATTCTTTGTTCAACATTTTTGGTGTTGTGCCGGAAGAAACGAGCGAATGAAATCCTGAAATCGCGCCGCATGCAATCGTAATAAACACAAACGGAAAAATTTTCCCCGGAATAATTGGTCCGCCGCCATCAATGAATTCTGTGAACGCCGGCATTTTCAAATCGGGATGAACGATAATTACAGCGAGAACGAGAAATGCGATTGT containing:
- a CDS encoding carbon starvation protein A, with the protein product MNALPLILIALLVMAIAYRYYSAFIAAKVVALNDTRITPSHEFNDGQNYHPTNKWVLFGHHFAAISGAGPLIGPVLATQFGFLPGFLWLLIGVCLGGAVHDFVILAASIRRKGKSLAEIARNEVSPLAGAVGSIAILFIVVIALAGLGLAVVNALRESSWGTFTIAMTIPIALFVGLWMYKIRPGKIAEASFIGVIGVFISVIAGSWIPDSFLAPYFTLSREGIIFSIASYGFIASVLPVWLLLCPRDYLSSYMKIGTIAFLVLAVIIVHPDLKMPAFTEFIDGGGPIIPGKIFPFVFITIACGAISGFHSLVSSGTTPKMLNKESDARMIGYGAMLMEGLVGIIALIASSSLFPADYFAINVSPEKFAALGLNPVNLETLSREVGENVAGRPGGAVSLAVGFAQIFSSIPGMTNLMSFWYHFAIMFEALFILTTIDTGTRVGRFLVQEFVGKIWKRFERTDWLVGSLVSTFVVVVSWSYFIYAGSISTIWPMFGTANQLLAGVALAVATSAIINAGKVKYVWVTLVPMLFVSTTTLIAGWENIFDNFLPLAQNPKTQVQGYINTTLTAIMMVCAVIVLLEAFRRWYKVLVKKEFTIAGKIVYATDANFSPKEYGCC